In a genomic window of Magnolia sinica isolate HGM2019 chromosome 16, MsV1, whole genome shotgun sequence:
- the LOC131229003 gene encoding flavonoid 3'-monooxygenase-like isoform X1 — MSELTYGGIEIVFSPYDPNWRKMRKVCAREMMSSKVLDSYYGLRRLEVRQMVRDVRTLACTTVNIGELVFQLALNVVMNMIWGGTLDGEGRRKVGLEFQRVINEAIELVSEPNLSDFFPILSRFDVQGVVGRMKKLTSWMDKIFESVLDQRLKMDRGEGGKESKDFLQLLLQLKEEGDTKTPLTLTNIKAIFVDLVIAGTDTTSTTIEWAMAEMLQNPEIMRKVQEELEQVVGMDSMVEESHVRRLRYLDAVIKEALRLHPPLVFLVPRYPSQTCTVGGYTLPKGTQIVINTWVIRRDPEAWDNPLEFCPERFYNSTSKWDYNGNDFGYLPFGSGRRICVGLPLAERMLTYELASLLHSFNWRLPDDAKLDLSEKYALIMKKGTPLIAIPTPRLSNPELYS; from the exons ATGTCAGAGCTTACGTACGGTGGGATTGAAATCGTGTTTAGTCCCTACGACCCAAATTGGCGGAAGATGCGCAAGGTGTGCGCACGAGAGATGATGAGCTCTAAGGTGCTTGACTCCTACTATGGCCTACGTAGACTCGAGGTACGCCAGATGGTGCGTGATGTGCGTACATTAGCATGCACTACAGTTAACATAGGGGAGCTAGTGTTTCAACTAGCTCTGAATGTGGTGATGAACATGATTTGGGGTGGTACGCTTGATGGGGAGGGTAGGCGTAAGGTGGGTCTTGAGTTTCAACGGGTTATCAATGAGGCTATCGAGTTAGTGAGTGAGCCCAACCTCTCtgatttttttcctatattatcGAGGTTTGATGTACAAGGAGTGGTGGGCCGTATGAAGAAGCTTACATCATGGATGGATAAGATCTTCGAATCCGTCTTAGATCAACGGTTGAAAATGGATAGAGGGGAAGGAGGGAAGGAAAGCAAGGACTTTTTGCAGTTGCTTTTGCAGCTTAAGGAGGAAGGAGACACTAAAACGCCCTTGACTCTGACCAACATCAAGGCCATTTTTGTG GACCTGGTGATAGCTGGTACGGACACCACATCGACAACAATAGAGTGGGCCATGGCTGAGATGCTGCAGAATCCAGAGATAATGAGAAAAGTTCAAGAGGAATTAGAACAAGTGGTAGGAATGGACAGCATGGTAGAAGAGTCGCATGTACGGAGGCTACGCTATTTGGACGCAGTCATTAAGGAAGCCCTACGTCTACACCCTCCACTTGTGTTCTTGGTCCCTAGGTATCCAAGCCAAACATGCACTGTCGGTGGTTATACACTCCCAAAGGGCACCCAAATCGTAATTAACACATGGGTTATACGTAGGGACCCTGAAGCTTGGGACAACCCCTTGGAGTTTTGTCCTGAGAGGTTTTATAATTCCACAAGCAAATGGGATTACAATGGCAATGATTTCGGTTACCTTCCCTTTGGTTCAGGAAGGAGGATTTGTGTAGGACTTCCCCTGGCAGAGAGGATGCTAACTTATGAATTAGCTTCTCTTTTGCACTCATTCAATTGGCGATTGCCGGACGATGCAAAGCTCGATCTTTCGGAGAAGTATGCACTTATTATGAAGAAAGGGACACCGCTTATCGCTATTCCCACACCCAGATTGTCAAATCCAGAGCTCTACTCTTGA
- the LOC131228891 gene encoding flavonoid 3'-monooxygenase CYP75B137-like: protein MFKRTRNGAPPLPPGPRGLPLIGSLPYLGPNPHRYFSKLAQTYGPIMKLKLGSKLCIIITSPNLVKEVLRCHDAIFANRDVPAAIQALSYDGNDMAFSPYGPKWRMMRKVCSRELMHPTVLDFYYSLRRCQVHQMVCYVRTQVGTPVDIGKLGFQTALNMVTCMIWGGTLDGEDMIRVGHEIRHLTKEMNELLATPNVSDLFPIISRFDVQGIVGHMKRLWYRSDQIFESIIDQRLKMDRGEGGKESKDFLQLLLKLKEEGVDPKTPLNLTHIKAMFMDMMGGGTDTTSSIVEWAMAEMMQNPEIMRKAQEELEQVVGMDNMVEESHMSKLPYLEAVLKEVLRLHPPVPFLIPRSPSQTCTVGGYTVPKGTQMIINIWAIHRDPEAWDNPLEFCPERFYNSTSKWDYRGNDFRYIPFGSGRRMCVGISMAERMLTYVLASLLHSFDWRLPDDAKLNLSDKFRVFLKKETPLVVIPTPRLANPEFYY, encoded by the exons ATGTTCAAGAGAACACGTAATGGGGCACCTCCTCTTCCACCTGGCCCACGAGGCCTACCGCTGATTGGCAGCCTCCCATACCTAGGTCCCAATCCACACCGTTACTTCTCCAAATTAGCCCAGACCTACGGCCCAATCATGAAGTTAAAGCTAGGCAGCAAGCTATGTATCATAATAACCTCACCAAACCTAGTTAAAGAAGTCCTCAGGTGCCACGACGCAATCTTCGCCAACCGCGACGTACCAGCCGCAATACAGGCACTTTCATACGATGGGAATGACATGGCATTTAGTCCCTACGGCCCAAAATGGCGGATGATGCGAAAGGTGTGCTCACGAGAGTTGATGCATCCCACAGTGCTTGATTTCTACTATAGCCTACGTAGATGTCAGGTGCACCAGATGGTTTGCTATGTGCGCACCCAAGTCGGTACGCCGGTTGATATAGGCAAGCTAGGGTTTCAGACGGCTCTCAATATGGTCACGTGCATGATATGGGGTGGTACGCTTGATGGGGAGGACATGATTCGTGTGGGCCACGAGATTCGACATTTGACAAAAGAGATGAACGAGTTATTGGCTACGCCTAATGTGTCAGATCTTTTTCCTATAATATCAAGGTTTGATGTACAAGgcatagtgggccacatgaagAGGCTTTGGTACCGGTCGGATCAGATCTTTGAATCAATCATAGATCAACGGTTGAAAATGGACAGAGGGGAAGGAGGGAAGGAAAGCAAGGACTTTTTGCAGTTGCTTTTGAAGCTCAAGGAGGAAGGAGTAGACCCTAAAACGCCCTTGAATCTGACCCACATCAAGGCCATGTTTATG GACATGATGGGAGGTGGCACAGACACCACGTCGTCGATAGTAGAGTGGGCCATGGCTGAGATGATGCAGAATCCAGAGATAATGAGAAAAGCCCAAGAGGAATTAGAACAAGTGGTGGGGATGGACAATATGGTTGAAGAGTCACATATGTCCAAACTACCTTATTTGGAGGCTGTCCTGAAGGAAGTCCTACGTTTACATCCTCCAGTCCCGTTCTTGATCCCCAGGTCTCCAAGCCAAACATGCACTGTCGGTGGTTATACAGTCCCAAAGGGCACCCAGATGATAATTAACATATGGGCTATACATAGGGATCCTGAAGCTTGGGACAACCCCTTGGAGTTTTGCCCTGAGAGGTTCTATAATTCCACAAGCAAATGGGATTACCGTGGTAATGATTTCCGTTACATTCCGTTCGGTTCAGGAAGGAGGATGTGTGTAGGAATCTCCATGGCTGAAAGGATGCTAACTTATGTTTTAGCTTCGCTCTTGCATTCTTTTGATTGGCGATTGCCAGATGATGCGAAGCTCAATCTTTCAGATAAGTTTAGAGTTTTTCTGAAGAAAGAGACACCGCTTGTCGTCATTCCTACACCGAGATTGGCAAATCCAGAGTTCTACTATTGA
- the LOC131229003 gene encoding cytochrome P450 93A3-like isoform X2, which translates to MSELTYGGIEIVFSPYDPNWRKMRKVCAREMMSSKVLDSYYGLRRLEVRQMVRDVRTLACTTVNIGELVFQLALNVVMNMIWGGTLDGEGRRKVGLEFQRVINEAIELVSEPNLSDFFPILSRFDVQGVVGRMKKLTSWMDKIFESVLDQRLKMDRGEGGKESKDFLQLLLQLKEEGDTKTPLTLTNIKAIFVDLVIAGTDTTSTTIEWAMAEMLQNPEIMRKVQEELEQVEGGFV; encoded by the exons ATGTCAGAGCTTACGTACGGTGGGATTGAAATCGTGTTTAGTCCCTACGACCCAAATTGGCGGAAGATGCGCAAGGTGTGCGCACGAGAGATGATGAGCTCTAAGGTGCTTGACTCCTACTATGGCCTACGTAGACTCGAGGTACGCCAGATGGTGCGTGATGTGCGTACATTAGCATGCACTACAGTTAACATAGGGGAGCTAGTGTTTCAACTAGCTCTGAATGTGGTGATGAACATGATTTGGGGTGGTACGCTTGATGGGGAGGGTAGGCGTAAGGTGGGTCTTGAGTTTCAACGGGTTATCAATGAGGCTATCGAGTTAGTGAGTGAGCCCAACCTCTCtgatttttttcctatattatcGAGGTTTGATGTACAAGGAGTGGTGGGCCGTATGAAGAAGCTTACATCATGGATGGATAAGATCTTCGAATCCGTCTTAGATCAACGGTTGAAAATGGATAGAGGGGAAGGAGGGAAGGAAAGCAAGGACTTTTTGCAGTTGCTTTTGCAGCTTAAGGAGGAAGGAGACACTAAAACGCCCTTGACTCTGACCAACATCAAGGCCATTTTTGTG GACCTGGTGATAGCTGGTACGGACACCACATCGACAACAATAGAGTGGGCCATGGCTGAGATGCTGCAGAATCCAGAGATAATGAGAAAAGTTCAAGAGGAATTAGAACAAGTG GAAGGAGGATTTGTGTAG